The Carassius carassius chromosome 9, fCarCar2.1, whole genome shotgun sequence genome includes a region encoding these proteins:
- the LOC132149672 gene encoding cdc42 effector protein 1-like isoform X1, which yields MIIQVIFLAMSLGKLPAIKGLVSTSQGKRRFKSDLSVDMISPPLGDFRHTMHVGRGGDVFGDTSFLSNYGGSSNSDGIRYPDSPSGSKPTRFLSRTLQHVRKTPLPRLRGGSRDFSSPPPPISPIIKNAISLPQLNMNDVGLMRALLPTSTSSPDEPLCSYGLRSGFVTLPRSSRLDQSFAETSELLSLDSRRSSLPENNEVSMTRSDSLSSFTVDLGPSLMSEVLELIDSSCCLIRSHQDQEEEEEEEQQSSVFEMDHECQTTPIAADVTIEPRRFRQAASVLARHFGGGKPEEERQRPSSFRHTRTPYSFTETEDEIKV from the exons AT GATCATTCAAGTCATATTTCTCGCCATGAGTCTGGGTAAGCTGCCGGCGATCAAGGGCCTGGTGTCCACGTCTCAGGGCAAACGGCGGTTTAAGAGTGACCTGTCGGTGGACATGATCAGTCCGCCACTCGGAGACTTCCGCCACACCATGCATGTGGGCCGCGGCGGGGACGTCTTCGGTGACACTTCGTTTCTGAGTAACTACGGCGGATCAAGTAACAGTGATGGGATACGATACCCGGATTCGCCCTCCGGCTCCAAACCAACGCGCTTTTTATCGCGAACCCTGCAGCATGTGAGAAAGACTCCCCTGCCCCGGCTGAGAGGAGGGTCACGTGACTTCTCATCCCCTCCGCCTCCCATCTCACCCATCATTAAAAATGCCATCTCTCTGCCTCAGCTGAACATGAATGACGTCGGTCTGATGAGGGCGCTGCTGCCCACCTCCACCAGCTCACCAGACGAACCACTCTGCTCCTACG GTCTTCGTTCTGGTTTCGTCACGCTGCCTCGTTCATCTCGTCTCGACCAGAGCTTTGCAGAAACATCTGAGTTGCTCAGCTTAGATAGTCGACGTAGTTCCTTACCTGAGAACAACGAGGTCTCAATGACACGATCTGATTCGCTCTCGTCCTTCACGGTGGACCTCGGCCCCTCCCTCATGAGTGAGGTGTTGGAGTTGATTGACAGCTCCTGCTGCCTCATTAGGAGCCATCAAgatcaggaggaggaggaggaagaagagcagCAGAGTTCTGTGTTTGAGATGGATCATGAATGTCAGACAACTCCGATTGCAGCAGACGTCACCATCGAGCCCAGGAGGTTTCGGCAGGCTGCTAGCGTGCTAGCACGTCACTTTGGAGGAGGAAAACCTGAAGAGGAGCGTCAGAGACCGTCCTCTTTCAGACACACAAGGACGCCATACAGCTTCACTGAAACAGAGGATGAAATCAAAGTATGA
- the LOC132149672 gene encoding cdc42 effector protein 1-like isoform X2, giving the protein MSLGKLPAIKGLVSTSQGKRRFKSDLSVDMISPPLGDFRHTMHVGRGGDVFGDTSFLSNYGGSSNSDGIRYPDSPSGSKPTRFLSRTLQHVRKTPLPRLRGGSRDFSSPPPPISPIIKNAISLPQLNMNDVGLMRALLPTSTSSPDEPLCSYGLRSGFVTLPRSSRLDQSFAETSELLSLDSRRSSLPENNEVSMTRSDSLSSFTVDLGPSLMSEVLELIDSSCCLIRSHQDQEEEEEEEQQSSVFEMDHECQTTPIAADVTIEPRRFRQAASVLARHFGGGKPEEERQRPSSFRHTRTPYSFTETEDEIKV; this is encoded by the exons ATGAGTCTGGGTAAGCTGCCGGCGATCAAGGGCCTGGTGTCCACGTCTCAGGGCAAACGGCGGTTTAAGAGTGACCTGTCGGTGGACATGATCAGTCCGCCACTCGGAGACTTCCGCCACACCATGCATGTGGGCCGCGGCGGGGACGTCTTCGGTGACACTTCGTTTCTGAGTAACTACGGCGGATCAAGTAACAGTGATGGGATACGATACCCGGATTCGCCCTCCGGCTCCAAACCAACGCGCTTTTTATCGCGAACCCTGCAGCATGTGAGAAAGACTCCCCTGCCCCGGCTGAGAGGAGGGTCACGTGACTTCTCATCCCCTCCGCCTCCCATCTCACCCATCATTAAAAATGCCATCTCTCTGCCTCAGCTGAACATGAATGACGTCGGTCTGATGAGGGCGCTGCTGCCCACCTCCACCAGCTCACCAGACGAACCACTCTGCTCCTACG GTCTTCGTTCTGGTTTCGTCACGCTGCCTCGTTCATCTCGTCTCGACCAGAGCTTTGCAGAAACATCTGAGTTGCTCAGCTTAGATAGTCGACGTAGTTCCTTACCTGAGAACAACGAGGTCTCAATGACACGATCTGATTCGCTCTCGTCCTTCACGGTGGACCTCGGCCCCTCCCTCATGAGTGAGGTGTTGGAGTTGATTGACAGCTCCTGCTGCCTCATTAGGAGCCATCAAgatcaggaggaggaggaggaagaagagcagCAGAGTTCTGTGTTTGAGATGGATCATGAATGTCAGACAACTCCGATTGCAGCAGACGTCACCATCGAGCCCAGGAGGTTTCGGCAGGCTGCTAGCGTGCTAGCACGTCACTTTGGAGGAGGAAAACCTGAAGAGGAGCGTCAGAGACCGTCCTCTTTCAGACACACAAGGACGCCATACAGCTTCACTGAAACAGAGGATGAAATCAAAGTATGA